The Huiozyma naganishii CBS 8797 chromosome 3, complete genome genome contains a region encoding:
- the RPS18A gene encoding 40S ribosomal protein uS13 (similar to Saccharomyces cerevisiae RPS18A (YDR450W) and RPS18B (YML026C); ancestral locus Anc_5.566): MSLVVQEQGSFQHILRLLNTNVDGNIKIVYALTTIKGVGRRYSNLVCKKADINLNKRAGELTQEELERVVQIMQNPTHYKIPAWFLSRQKDIADGKDYHPLANNVESKLRDDLERLKKIRAHRGIRHFWGLRVRGQHTKTTGRRRS, translated from the exons ATGTCTCTAgttgtccaagaacaaggtTCTTTCCAGCACATTTTGCG TTTGCTTAACACTAACGTTGATGGTAACATCAAGATTGTCTACGCCTTGACCACCATCAAGGGTGTTGGTCGTCGTTACTCCAACTTGGTCTGTAAGAAGGCCGATATCAACCTAAACAAGAGAGCCGGTGAATTGACCCAGGAAGAATTGGAGAGAGTTGTCCAAATCATGCAAAACCCAACCCACTACAAGATCCCAGCTTGGTTCTTGTCCAGACAGAAGGACATCGCTGACGGTAAGGACTACCACCCATTGGCCAACAACGTCGAGTCCAAATTGAGAGACGACTTGGAGAGATTAAAGAAGATCAGAGCCCACCGTGGTATCAGACATTTCTGGGGTTTGCGTGTTAGAGGTCAACACACGAAGACCACTGGTAGAAGAAGATCCTAA
- the ADA2 gene encoding chromatin-binding transcription regulator ADA2 (similar to Saccharomyces cerevisiae ADA2 (YDR448W); ancestral locus Anc_5.563), which produces MSNKFHCDVCSADCTHRVRISCAVCPEYDLCVPCFSQGVYNGNHRPYHDYRIIETNSYPILSEDWGADEELQLIKGAQTLGLGNWQDVADHIGSRDKEEVAAHYIQYYIDSPYYPIPDITKDIEVSQDAFLDQRKKRIEAFREKALEPPRKPMASVPSCHEVQGFMPGRLEFETEFENEAEGPVKDMVFEPDDQPLDIELKLAILDIYNSRLTTRSEKKRLLFENELMEYRRFQAIDKKRTKEEKDLFNKLKPYARLMTTQDFSDFTKDMLEELRCRSRIQTLQEWRANGIVTLEAGLKFERDKQARFTTLEKFGNSLPYSANGSVTSSGRHRSTPLHRAGADYSQNYNESTGRKKVMTINDIQHGSDYNLLSSAEQQLCIQLKVMPKPYLALKEIIFRELLRTQGDMDRKAFTDLLDIDPIKASRLYDFFRAQNWT; this is translated from the coding sequence ATGTCAAATAAGTTCCACTGTGACGTTTGCTCCGCCGATTGTACTCATAGGGTTCGAATCTCATGTGCTGTATGTCCAGAATATGACCTATGTGTTCCCTGTTTTTCTCAAGGTGTGTATAATGGAAATCACAGGCCATACCATGATTATAGAATAATCGAGACAAACTCGTACCCTATATTATCGGAGGACTGGGGGGCAGATGAGGAACTGCAACTGATCAAAGGTGCCCAGACACTCGGGTTGGGTAATTGGCAAGACGTTGCAGATCATATAGGCAGCCGtgataaagaagaagttgcagCTCATTACATTCAATACTACATCGATAGTCCGTACTACCCTATCCCTGATATAACAAAGGACATTGAGGTATCCCAAGATGCCTTTTTGGAccagagaaagaagagaattGAGGCCTTTAGGGAGAAGGCTTTGGAACCTCCAAGGAAGCCAATGGCCTCTGTTCCAAGTTGTCACGAGGTCCAAGGGTTTATGCCTGGGAGATTGGAGTTCGAAACCGAGTTTGAGAATGAGGCTGAAGGACCTGTCAAGGATATGGTATTCGAACCAGATGACCAACCCTTGGATATTGAGTTGAAACTAGCCATTCtagatatatataattCTCGACTGACGACGAGAAGTGAAAAGAAACGTTTGCTGTTCGAAAATGAGTTGATGGAATACAGGAGGTTCCAAGCAATAGATAAGAAGCGAACtaaagaggaaaaggaTTTATTCAATAAGTTGAAACCTTACGCTCGATTGATGACGACGCAGGACTTTTCAGATTTCACAAAAGATATGTTAGAAGAGCTTCGGTGTAGATCCAGAATTCAAACTTTACAGGAGTGGAGGGCAAACGGTATTGTTACGCTAGAAGCTGGGCTCAAGTTTGAGCGGGATAAGCAGGCCAGATTCACTACTTTGGAAAAGTTTGGAAACTCTTTACCTTACAGCGCCAATGGTTCGGTGACGAGCAGCGGCAGACATAGAAGCACGCCACTTCATCGAGCTGGTGCCGATTACTCGCAGAATTATAACGAAAGCACTGGTAGGAAAAAGGTAATGACAATTAACGATATACAGCATGGATCAGATTACAATTTGCTATCTTCGGCTGAACAGCAACTGTGTATACAACTGAAGGTCATGCCTAAACCATATCTCGCCTTGAAAGAGATCATTTTTCGAGAACTACTCCGGACGCAAGGGGATATGGACAGAAAGGCGTTCACAGATTTGCTCGATATAGATCCAATCAAGGCAAGCAGACTTTATGATTTTTTCCGTGCCCAGAATTGGACGTAA
- the YHP1 gene encoding Yhp1p (similar to Saccharomyces cerevisiae YHP1 (YDR451C) and YOX1 (YML027W); ancestral locus Anc_5.567) gives MLANGTVPGSYNPVTGYFIPQYDMQPQQPQQQIIYEQRPQEYGMQPEIRIFVPSNGVQLPSFHSIMGGVPPATAAAAAPYQTYTQPPPPQQPHAQVQYQIQPQLNRGIQLQPQYLPQQSFVVNQGRMVPEFQKPGLELGHLVTPPHSPDGQDNLKCKTTGKSSERRSSSVSSTSSALAASPESSSSSSRKRFSFITHSKETFPKKLINGEEVSSKPKRRRTTKEQKDILKKAFERNKAPNKQEKLELAKKCNMSEKAIQVWFQNQRQYIRKEQALLAGRYQLTLNGFPHSPYSDTSSNRRPMPEGSGANYPAGNYILTNQM, from the coding sequence ATGTTAGCTAACGGGACCGTGCCGGGTTCTTATAACCCTGTAACGGGGTACTTCATCCCCCAGTACGACATGCAACCCCAgcaaccacaacaacagatcATATATGAACAGAGACCGCAGGAGTACGGAATGCAGCCTGAAATTAGAATATTCGTGCCTTCAAATGGGGTACAGTTGCCATCGTTTCACAGCATAATGGGGGGTGTGCCACCTGCTactgctgccgctgctgcaCCTTACCAGACTTACActcaaccaccaccaccacagcagCCTCACGCACAGGTACAGTACCAAATTCAACCACAACTGAATAGAGGTATCCAGTTACAACCACAGTATCTGCCACAGCAGTCGTTTGTGGTCAACCAGGGTAGAATGGTACCCGAGTTCCAGAAACCTGGGTTGGAGCTCGGACACCTTGTCACACCACCGCATTCACCAGATGGACAAGACAATCTGAAATGCAAGACCACTGGTAAATCATCAGAACGGAGATCCTCGTCCGTCTCGTCGACTTCCTCCGCACTCGCTGCTTCTCCTGAatcatcctcgtcctcttcgAGGAAAAGGTTCTCGTTTATTACACACTCGAAGGAAACTTTTCCCAAGAAACTGATAAACGGCGAGGAGGTCTCCAGTAAACCCAAGAGGCGCAGAACTACCAAAGAACAGAAagatatcttgaagaaagcgTTCGAAAGGAATAAAGCTCCAAATAAACAGGAGAAATTAGAACTGGCAAAGAAATGTAACATGAGTGAAAAGGCAATTCAGGTTTGGTTTCAAAACCAGAGACAGTACATCCGGAAGGAACAGGCTTTGCTCGCGGGGAGGTACCAGCTCACACTGAACGGGTTCCCACATAGCCCCTACAGCGACACATCCTCCAACAGGCGACCCATGCCGGAAGGTTCCGGTGCCAATTATCCTGCAGGAAATTATATTCTTACCAATCAGATGtga
- the UTP6 gene encoding snoRNA-binding rRNA-processing protein UTP6 (similar to Saccharomyces cerevisiae UTP6 (YDR449C); ancestral locus Anc_5.564), whose amino-acid sequence MSSKTRYYLEQCIPELDDLVEKGLFTKTEVSKIMKKRTDFEHRLNSRGSSITDYMKYISYESNVDKLRLKRCKRILQNAKANGISDWSIQQRINFIYQRGTNKFPQDLKFWSQYLHFLKSRGNSTSYKKIHTVYNQLLRLHPSNADIWISCAKYEYEVHANFKSCRIAFQNALRFNPDVKKLWYEYAKFELSFVTKLIERRRVMNLINEREQELDMLNDSKDADGDQTKEEEKDDSPATQNVSTGDHMKDKLNELPEADMSMLGTFETNPALRGDIALTIFDIAMKSLGEQYLNKQKGYYAVSDKQTARAMNIETVEYLFTESVNYINLFDEFKVLSRDYLINHIIQYWRNEHYSLTLKKDFPRLYAELLIIDITLNVRYMTVETLDIDQLQLSVKKYIAYNSKLEANVAKAIQTKYKTYIQERFIENMDAEDDPRTKILELIVKKL is encoded by the coding sequence ATGTCCAGCAAAACGAGGTATTATTTAGAACAATGTATTCCCGAATTAGATGATTTGGTTGAGAAGGGCCTGTTCACTAAAACAGAAGTATCCAAAATtatgaagaagagaaccGATTTTGAGCATCGGTTGAATTCAAGAGGGTCCAGCATCACTGATTATATGAAGTACATCAGCTACGAAAGTAATGTGGACAAGCTAAGACTAAAGCGTTGTAAACGTATACTTCAAAACGCGAAGGCAAACGGTATATCTGACTGGTCTATCCAGCAAAGAATTAACTTCATCTATCAAAGAGGCACAAATAAATTCCCACAGGATTTGAAGTTCTGGTCCCAATATTTGCATTTCTTAAAGTCTAGAGGGAACAGCACCTCATACAAGAAGATTCATACCGTCTACAACCAACTATTAAGATTACACCCATCCAATGCCGATATTTGGATCAGTTGTGCAAAATATGAGTACGAGGTTCACGCCAACTTCAAGAGTTGTAGAATTGCGTTCCAAAACGCCCTAAGATTTAATCCTGACGTCAAGAAGCTTTGGTATGAATACGCCAAATTTGAATTGAGTTTTGTGACAAAGTTGattgaaagaagaagagtgATGAATTTGATCAACGAGAGGGAACAGGAGCTGGATATGTTAAATGACAGCAAGGACGCGGATGGAGATCAAAccaaggaggaagagaaagacGACAGTCCTGCAACTCAAAATGTGTCTACAGGTGATCATATGAAGGATAAGTTGAACGAGCTGCCAGAAGCGGACATGAGCATGCTGGGCACTTTTGAAACAAATCCAGCTCTCCGTGGTGATATTGCATTGACGATTTTTGATATCGCTATGAAATCACTGGGGGAACAATATCTCAATAAACAAAAAGGGTACTATGCTGTCTCTGATAAGCAAACAGCTAGAGCTATGAATATAGAAACGGTCGAGTACCTATTCACCGAATCGGTAAACTACATCAACTTGTTCGACGAGTTTAAAGTACTATCGAGAGACTATTTGATTAACCACATCATACAATACTGGAGAAACGAACACTATTCTttaactttgaagaaggacttCCCTCGATTATACGCCGAATTGTTAATAATAGACATTACGCTAAATGTCAGATACATGACCGTGGAAACTCTAGATATTGACCAATTACAGCTGTCTGTCAAGAAATACATTGCTTACAACAGTAAACTTGAAGCAAATGTTGCCAAAGCTATCCAAACGAAATATAAAACGTACATCCAAGAACGGTTTATAGAAAACATGGACGCAGAAGATGATCCGCGGACGAAGATATTGGAGTTGATCGTTAAGAAACTATAA
- the ECM11 gene encoding Ecm11p (similar to Saccharomyces cerevisiae ECM11 (YDR446W); ancestral locus Anc_5.561) — protein sequence MPFVNVEQSHDSDRQNIASDGGGRPTLEHPPSKKHKNQINRHKNSPGSLKEISSNKQREFPGKSNDTKLANFANFFLSPSSLTKKLEPECSQTFIKHEPTDTSKACLIPSITCSPTTNPAVENPVLNTSTGNEEKRVSKSKKRDHNQKMFKRTAEVAATGPIVDEVESLEKSVNDPGVFKKIDHKLYEREIALAHDDNTQLFEGITDENELKFCHENASFGLIDWMDRGEELIEENRTLMKNLVQTRIDLSHKFLILSEVINARAEALEMQGERIDGKLKQIKDIANNILNVI from the coding sequence ATGCCCTTTGTTAACGTAGAACAGTCCCATGATTCTGATCGACAGAATATTGCGAGTGATGGCGGAGGTCGACCCACGCTAGAGCACCCTCCAAGTAAAAAGCATAAAAATCAAATTAACCGCCATAAAAATTCACCAGGTTCATTGAAGGAAATTTCAAGCAATAAACAAAGGGAATTTCCTGGGAAGTCCAATGACACGAAACTTGCTAACTTTGCCAATTTTTTCCTGTCACCTTCAAgtttgacaaaaaaattggagCCAGAATGCTCACAAACATTTATTAAGCATGAACCAACCGACACATCAAAGGCATGTTTGATACCAAGTATAACATGTTCCCCTACGACCAACCCCGCTGTAGAAAATCCGGTTTTGAACACTTCGACAGGTAATGAGGAAAAGCGGGTTTCAAAAAGTAAAAAGAGGGATCACAATcaaaaaatgttcaaaCGGACAGCCGAGGTCGCAGCAACTGGGCCCATTGTTGATGAGGTGGAATCCCTAGAAAAATCAGTAAATGATCCAGGGGTATTTAAAAAGATAGATCACAAGCTATATGAAAGGGAGATAGCACTTGCACATGATGATAATACTCAATTATTTGAGGGGATCACCGATGAAAATGAACTGAAATTCTGTCATGAAAATGCTTCTTTTGGGTTGATCGATTGGATGGATCGGGGTGAAGAGCTAATAGAAGAAAACCGCACTTTAATGAAAAATCTTGTGCAGACAAGAATAGATCTGAGTCATAAGTTTTTGATTTTGAGTGAAGTAATTAATGCAAGAGCCGAAGCTTTGGAAATGCAAGGAGAGCGTATTGACGGCAAACTGAAGCAAATAAAAGACATCGCGAATAATATTCTTAACGTTATTTGA
- the KNAG0C02750 gene encoding uncharacterized protein, whose protein sequence is MCSIPQRRYTLLQRSPASSEGRGTGKWRPHSWRERACASVGGVRLDRGETGTFAGCGAWHLLPRIVRGNGAEALAPPGETSPLEPSISHFLPHFNDRSHKLQKRKLSNAEKSNSNICFKKRIWCPDVLAVPFVISVHLFLPYCCENFPDEKVNCKP, encoded by the coding sequence ATGTGCTCCATACCTCAAAGAAGATACACACTACTACAGAGAAGCCCTGCTTCCTCGGAGGGACGTGGAACGGGAAAGTGGCGACCGCACAGCTGGAGAGAGCGCGCGTGCGCTTCCGTGGGAGGTGTCCGTCTGGACAGAGGGGAGACAGGGACATTCGCTGGGTGCGGCGCCTGGCATCTTCTGCCTAGGATTGTGAGAGGGAATGGTGCCGAAGCACTGGCCCCCCCCGGCGAGACCAGTCCCCTCGAACCCTCCATCTCTCACTTTCTTCCGCATTTCAATGATCGTTCACACAAACTccaaaagaggaaactttcaaatgCTGAAAAATCGAATAGTAATATTTGttttaaaaaaagaatatgGTGTCCGGATGTACTAGCAGTCCCATTTGTAATATCAGTtcatctttttcttccttactgttgtgaaaattttccagatGAGAAGGTTAATTGTAAACCGTAA
- the RPS17B gene encoding 40S ribosomal protein eS17 (similar to Saccharomyces cerevisiae RPS17B (YDR447C) and RPS17A (YML024W); ancestral locus Anc_5.562), whose translation MGRVRTKTVKRASKALIERYYPKLTLDFQTNKRLCDEIATIQSKRLRNKIAGYTTHLMKRIQKGPVRGISFKLQEEERERKDQYVPEVSALDLSHHKGVLNVDNQTADLVKSLGLSLPLSVINVSAQRDRRFRKRI comes from the exons ATG GGTAGAGTTAGAACAAAGACAGTCAAGCGTGCCTCCAAGGCCCTAATTGAACGTTACTACCCAAAGTTGACTTTGGATTTCCAAACCAACAAGAGACTATGTGACGAAATTGCCACTATCCAATCCAAGAGATTGAGAAACAAGATTGCTGGTTACACCACCCACTTGATGAAGAGAATTCAAAAGGGTCCAGTTAGAGGTATCTCTTTCAAGctacaagaagaagaaagagagagaaaggaCCAATACGTTCCAGAAGTTTCTGCTTTGGACTTGTCCCACCACAAGGGTGTTTTGAACGTTGACAACCAAACTGCTGACTTGGTCAAATCTCTAGGTTTGAGCTTGCCTTTGTCTGTTATCAACGTTTCTGCCCAAAGAGACAGACGATTCAGAAAGAGAATCTAA